The Macadamia integrifolia cultivar HAES 741 unplaced genomic scaffold, SCU_Mint_v3 scaffold2025, whole genome shotgun sequence genomic sequence GGGAATACTGTTCTCATCTCTCTGTGGATGTAGGCACTTTGTCAAATCACTTATATTCTTGTGTCACGCTCTTttgattgtttttctttctgttaCGTTATGTTTTTTGCATTGTGTATAGGTTCCGTTTCTACAAATAGAACATCATAATTAATGGCCCTCAAACAATTTGATTGCAACTTGTTATGAGTACAGATCATCCCTTCAAGACATTGTGAAGAGGACATGTATGACCAAAAATTAATAATAGATATGATTATATTGAATCATGAATCAAAGATTCCACTTCAAGTGTCATAGTTTTATAATCAAAATCTTTCTCAGGATTGAAGATTATCAAGAGTTATACAGAATATCTATGAAAAtttacttttgagttttctatctCGCATTTCTTGTTCTATTCCTTTATTATTGGCAGGCAGAGAAAATCCAAGCAGATATGATGTTTCAAGCTTGAAGGCTGAAGTGAATGCACAATGCCCCAAATCATTCTGTCCCATAGAGTATGCTGATTGTTGGTGTTGTAAGAGTTCTGGTGTCTGTTAATGGGGCTGAGTCTGATTGCCTGGAGGCTTGCCCTCCCTCTTCCAATTTCTCCACCACTACTCCATGACctaaggaaagaaaaacttaTGAGTTTCTCTCTTCTGCCTTCAATTTATACGAGTGCCTTCAGCCTTGTGCTTGTGATAGcagttgtttttgttttttctgcttaaataaagaaggtttaTTTAATATTAGATGATTTTCTCCTGTaaaaattgtaaataaaaatagaaaattagcgATGAAACCGGGCTTGGTTGGGGTTGGACCAGGATATACCATAACCGGTACACAATACATCGAATGGATTTCCAAGTTCCACCACGCTAGCATCCGGCCTGTGCCAACTAAAATTGGTTCAGCTCACATTGACGTATATGAGTAATTTGACCAATAGAATGGTCCCTGATTGCATGGCTACTACATCAATGCATGGACAAATGAGAAGGCTGGTGGAGGCATGGACCACTAGGGTGTAGAGCGGTCTTCCGGACTAATTTATAAGAATTCAGGCCTCCTGGCCAGATCAAGGTTCGCCCAAGCCCGCCTCAACTTAAGATTGATTACATTTTGAGATTGGGCTTATTTTCGGCCCAATCATAGTCAGGAAGGGCCAAGCAAATTAAAGTCTCAAGAGGGAGGGATGGTTTGCCACAACAGGTCACTGGGAGAACTAGCATAAGCTTTGATTAATGATCTCTTCCAATTCTTTAGAATCTCCTAATCTAGCCTATAACCAGATTAAAGTGAATGAAGAGGACATGAGCCATGATGGTTTGGGAGCTTCTGCAACTGTTGTTTTGAGGATCTGCAGGAACTCATGTTGCAATGGAGTGGAAACATTCTAATGTTAGGGAAGCCACTGCTTTCAGGAAAGCAACCATTTCAggtaaggaagagagagagagaattcttctgtccattctttttctttatgcTTTCAGTTGTTTGATAATGGCTTCCATATTGTTTCACTCTTTAACCTACAAACCCTACATATttcagattaaaaaaatatatataaaaagaggGAGGTAAGCACATAAAGGGAGCTTTAGCTTATTGAATTACAGGACCCATCAAGCTGTTTGTTGAAGGGGAGCTCTGTTCACTGGTCCATGGATCCTGCACAGAAACAGGGGAATTATCCTTTACCTCCATCTGTAATACGCTAACATTCCTCCGTGGCACTTGCAATCTCCTACTCCCTGAACAGACCTTTTTAAAATCTACTCCTACagatttctctctttcattacaAGGTGATGAGCAAGTGGACGTAACTGATGACTCAACAGAGATACCTTCCTCGAGAGTAGTGCATCCACTGAGCCTGATGCTCTCTAACTCAGCTGCAACTTCCACCATAGAAGGCCTCATATCCTTATGAAATGCTAGACATCTGAATGCCAACTCTGCCACTTTGTGCACAGATGAAAGAGTCCAAGCATCCATATCAGGCTCAAGTAATGGGTCTATTATCTCATCCAGACAACCCTTTCCAATCTTGTCAATGGCTAGTGCAGCCAAATTCACTTCGCTGTGAGCCCGGGAGAAGTCCACTACTTTTAATGCAGTCATAATCTCCACAAGAACCACCCCAAAACTGTAAACATCACTTTTATCAGAAAGGTGGAAATTCTGATGGTATTGAGGATCAAGATACCCTGGCGTCCCCTGAGGAGCTGTGGAGATGTGGGAATCATCCATCATACCAAGTCTGGAAAGACCAAAGTCAGCTACTTTCGAGTTGAAATTATAGTCTAACAAGATGTTGCTGGATTTGATGTCCCTGTGATATATTGGAGGGTGAATTGCAGAGTGGAGATGGGCAATGGCTTGAGCAGTTTCAGTGGCAATGGTGAGGCGAATTGTCCAAGGAAGACCCTTGCCTCTCTCCCTCTGTAGATGCTGAGATAGGGtaccatttggcatgtattCATACACAAGTATCTGTTCACCTCTCTCTATGCAGAAACCTAAGAGGCGGACAAGATTTGGGTGGCTAACAGATGAAAGAAGCTTGATCTCGTTCATCACCTGCTCAATGCTGTCAGTGTCTCGGTGTCTGATCTTTTTTATCGCAACACACTCTTCATTGTGGAATTTTCCTGCATAAACTGTTCCATAGGCACCAGTTCCCAACCTTTTGTCTTCCGAGAAACAACTTGTGGCTTTCTCAATTTCTTTGTATGGATAGAAAGGGATGCTACAGTTGCCCGTAGCTTCAGAAAGTAAGCGTTTGGTGCTCTTTTGGATTCTCAAGAGAGTAGACCGCCGTCGGATGAAATAGCAGATAAAAGCTATACCAGCCACTAGAGAAGCTCCAGCaacaattcctgagaaaagagaTCCTTCTTACTTAGGAATGCAAGTCATCTTGGAAAACTACTAAGAGTGTATTTGAAGAAAAGGACAATTAAAAGAAACAATAACAGCTTTCTATTGAACATAAATGCATTGTCGAGACTATGAAGAGAAAATCCtaaatatttatgaaatatgAGTTATCTATATATGCTTGGAAGTTAGCACCAAGAGggtcaaaagactcaaaacagagGACACCATAATTGAGAATCTTGAGATACCAAACACCATACTATGTATATAGCAGTTTGGCCCCCTCACAGCTGAAAAAGTAtaattattttccctttttttcataaataggCATAGCTATTTTAGGGAACTCTTGCATATCTGCATGAGTATATAAGTATTCATGAGACATCAATACATGGTAAATGCTCCTTCTCTGTGACTCCTGATGACCAAACAAAATATTTAACATTTCAAACAAGAGTATAAAAATTGGCACCCAAAACAGACCTCCAAGACAGTaagtaaaacagtaaaaaagggCCACTACCTAATGTTGGCCCCGCCTACACGAGGTCCTAAGAGAGGTGAGTTTGGATTCGGTCTTAACCTTTACCATTTTTGAGCAAAGTGGTTTCCCCCAAGACTCTAAGCAGTGGGCCTCTATAGTCGGTCTGAACCTTTTACCATTGCTCTAGGCAATGGCCCCTACAATAGGTCAAATagtaaaggaagaaaagagaatgcaTAGCTGGTTCAGGAAATAAATCCAAGTTCATTACAATGATGCAACTATTAAATTGGCCCCCGTCTTTTTTATTTGGTCTTTGGATAACCCAGCAGCTAGCCAGGAGCCCATGGGGGGGagtggtatatatatatatatatatatgtatattaagaataaaaagaatGTCAATCTGCCTCATGGAGCTGTGCAATGTCAGCTCAAGGGATGCAAACTTAGAAGAACACAACAAGAGAACTAAAGAATGGCGAAGTTGAGTCAAACAGTCACAGCTACAGATTACCAGCTGTCAGAATAACATTACTTGCAAAACCCCGCGTCAATGGTTCTAAGAGTTTCAGTAGTTGCTAGATTTTCtgatattcttttccttttcgGAATGATAAAATTCGCataagaaaaacacaaaaagggggaagggggagggcgGGTGGGGGAAGGGGTGGACAGGATTTACAACCTAAGATATCTAAGCCCCTGTGCATCCTCTATGGTCGCAGTAAGGCTAACAGGGGATAGGATATGCGTACACTATATATATCCACAATTACAAATTTTGGAAGCTTAGCAAGCATACCAGCAGGAACATTAGAATCTCTATTGTTGAAAACAAAATGTATATACAGGTGGAGCTCAGAGAGGATTTCATCATCTGGACATTTTACTATAAAGATTTACTTACAGGTTGACAGTTGGAAGGAAAACGAGCTATTGCTCATTTTGCTCAAATTACAGAAAGAAGAATTACATACCTCCGATCAGAGCAGCAACTCTTGTGGTTCCGCCACATTGGCCAGACAAATACT encodes the following:
- the LOC122065454 gene encoding wall-associated receptor kinase-like 14 isoform X1 — protein: MILKHRNLVIVLLIFILALRAANASTCNRSCGHGRTNQLPFPFGFSDGCEIHLNCSVDGDIQIGDFQVQSVNPESILVSVPAECNRSIEPLRQLFQRNYALTWLNGLLLYQCPSHISRCGVSSTLVESHFGWNSCETKNENLSCLASGVEKDGFMNFEFVNQSHCKSLVSTVFVNSKMNSSVSLEFQTVELGWWLEGECQCSQNANCTNVTSSYNGKPGFRCRCNDGFEGDGFKAGVGCRKVPSSCKPAKYLSGQCGGTTRVAALIGGIVAGASLVAGIAFICYFIRRRSTLLRIQKSTKRLLSEATGNCSIPFYPYKEIEKATSCFSEDKRLGTGAYGTVYAGKFHNEECVAIKKIRHRDTDSIEQVMNEIKLLSSVSHPNLVRLLGFCIERGEQILVYEYMPNGTLSQHLQRERGKGLPWTIRLTIATETAQAIAHLHSAIHPPIYHRDIKSSNILLDYNFNSKVADFGLSRLGMMDDSHISTAPQGTPGYLDPQYHQNFHLSDKSDVYSFGVVLVEIMTALKVVDFSRAHSEVNLAALAIDKIGKGCLDEIIDPLLEPDMDAWTLSSVHKVAELAFRCLAFHKDMRPSMVEVAAELESIRLSGCTTLEEGISVESSVTSTCSSPCNEREKSVGVDFKKVCSGSRRLQVPRRNVSVLQMEVKDNSPVSVQDPWTSEQSSPSTNSLMGPVIQ
- the LOC122065454 gene encoding wall-associated receptor kinase-like 14 isoform X2, translating into MILKHRNLVIVLLIFILALRAANASTCNRSCGHGRTNQLPFPFGFSDGCEIHLNCSVDGDIQIGDFQVQSVNPESILVSVPAECNRSIEPLRQLFQRNYALTWLNGLLLYQCPSHISRCGVSSTLVESHFGWNSCETKNENLSCLASGVEKDGFMNFEFVNQSHCKSLVSTVFVNSKMNSSVSLEFQTVELGWWLEGECQCSQNANCTNVTSSYNGKPGFRCRCNDGFEGDGFKAGVGCRKVPSSCKPAKYLSGQCGGTTRVAALIGGIVAGASLVAGIAFICYFIRRRSTLLRIQKSTKRLLSEATGNCSIPFYPYKEIEKATSCFSEDKRLGTGAYGTVYAGKFHNEECVAIKKIRHRDTDSIEQVMNEIKLLSSVSHPNLVRLLGFCIERGEQILVYEYMPNGTLSQHLQRERGKGLPWTIRLTIATETAQAIAHLHSAIHPPIYHRDIKSSNILLDYNFNSKVADFGLSRLGMMDDSHISTAPQGTPGYLDPQYHQNFHLSDKSDVYSFGVVLVEIMTALKVVDFSRAHSEVNLAALAIDKIGKGCLDEIIDPLLEPDMDAWTLSSVHKVAELAFRCLAFHKDMRPSMVEVAAELESIRLSGCTTLEEGSMDQ